Below is a window of Nocardioides oleivorans DNA.
GGCCGCCGTGATGTCGGCGGCGAGCGAGTCGAGCCGGTCCGTACGACGCGCACAGAGCGCGAGGTCGTACCCGAGCGCGGCGAACTGGCGGGCCATCTCGGCGCCCAGCCCGCTGCTGGCACCGGTGATGAGGATCGTGGGCACAGAGGGTCCTAGCGGTAGGTGATCAGGTCGGGGGAAAGGTGGTCGTGGGCGTTGAAGGCGACGAGGGTCGTCCCGCGCCGGCCGCGCACGAGGGTCGTGACGCCGGAGTTGACCGACACCGGGTTGAGCCGCAGCCACAGCTCGGAGCGGACGCCCGGGTCGTCGGCGAGCAGGGTCGCGGCGGTCCACGCGATCGCGCCGCCGCTGGTGAGCACGACGGCCGTGCCCGAGCGGGGCAACGCCTCCACGAGCCGGGCCAGCGAGGCATCGACACGTGCGCCGAACGCCGCGAACGACTCGTCGTACGACGCCTCGTCCGCGCCGGACGTCCAACGCCGGGTCGCCTC
It encodes the following:
- a CDS encoding histidine phosphatase family protein, with product MSRILLVRHGQASFGADDYDNLSELGHSQSRILGAALAARGVAADLVVAGQMKRHDQTARGVLEGAGWRADVGVDAGWNEFDHLQVLGVHSAPSTVEGEDEKAAFQRWFEEATRRWTSGADEASYDESFAAFGARVDASLARLVEALPRSGTAVVLTSGGAIAWTAATLLADDPGVRSELWLRLNPVSVNSGVTTLVRGRRGTTLVAFNAHDHLSPDLITYR